The following coding sequences are from one Brooklawnia cerclae window:
- a CDS encoding N-acyl homoserine lactonase family protein: protein MAASTLTIRPLNTGYIPTVPLQYHFHFSAGPYLKDVPNEKIPLPCFTFLVEGGDQPVLVDTGMAWTERASGVHHPGSWQDAGQDIESQLKACGYSCEDIGTVIFTHLHWDHTYYAQKFANSRVICHRRELDFALHPIPLYYKSYEDPVLGLEAPFKGVELEPIEGETEIVPGIRAFETFGHSPGHISVEIDCADGDSYICAGDSMFSLRNLDPIPELHYDVTPPGRFYNIVECWRSVELQKERAKSPSHLLLAHDATLPDRVAENPIIGGASDAVDSSGTR, encoded by the coding sequence ATGGCTGCGTCAACGCTCACGATCCGGCCGCTGAACACGGGGTATATCCCGACTGTGCCGCTTCAGTACCATTTCCACTTCTCGGCGGGTCCGTATCTGAAGGACGTCCCCAACGAGAAGATCCCGCTCCCCTGTTTCACCTTCCTCGTCGAGGGCGGCGACCAGCCCGTCCTGGTGGACACGGGCATGGCGTGGACCGAGAGGGCCTCGGGGGTGCACCATCCTGGTTCATGGCAGGACGCCGGTCAGGACATCGAAAGCCAACTGAAGGCGTGCGGGTACTCGTGTGAGGACATCGGGACCGTGATCTTCACCCACCTCCACTGGGATCACACCTACTACGCCCAGAAGTTCGCGAACTCACGTGTGATCTGTCATCGCCGGGAACTCGACTTCGCCCTGCATCCGATTCCCCTCTACTACAAGTCGTACGAAGATCCGGTCCTGGGGCTGGAGGCGCCTTTCAAGGGTGTCGAACTGGAGCCGATCGAGGGGGAGACGGAGATCGTCCCCGGGATCCGTGCGTTCGAGACGTTCGGGCACTCACCGGGCCACATCTCGGTCGAGATCGACTGCGCGGACGGGGACAGCTACATCTGTGCGGGAGACTCGATGTTCTCACTGCGCAACCTTGACCCGATCCCGGAACTCCATTACGACGTGACCCCGCCCGGGCGGTTCTACAACATCGTCGAGTGCTGGCGGAGCGTGGAGCTCCAGAAGGAACGGGCGAAGTCGCCGAGCCATCTGCTGCTCGCGCACGACGCGACGCTGCCCGATCGTGTGGCCGAAAATCCGATCATCGGCGGAGCCAGCGATGCGGTCGACAGCAGCGGTACTCGGTAG
- a CDS encoding hydroxypyruvate isomerase family protein: MTPTRALEKRHFRYSLSIGWFCTDVPVPARFDRARQLGFRAVEMFWPGEPAEELRRAQRRSGVDVALVNMFEGDYAAGDRGFACDPARRETWREALDRALDLATDLSCRRVNVLTGDVPRGRTRAEAQDCVLENLDWAAPRATDRGVTLLIEPLNHLTHPHYLCQRTSDVLAILDELDRAGVALQYDLFHAQCSEGNLIGTLRQSLPRIGHVQLADVPTRSAPGTGEINFGNVLGELAELGYEGFVGLEYDPSQVEDPFAWLPFPERSRIPRLSGSLSPSTAPA; this comes from the coding sequence ATGACGCCGACGAGAGCGCTCGAAAAGCGCCACTTCCGCTACTCACTGAGCATCGGATGGTTCTGTACGGACGTACCGGTGCCCGCAAGGTTCGACCGAGCCAGACAACTCGGCTTCCGAGCGGTCGAGATGTTCTGGCCCGGCGAGCCCGCCGAAGAGCTCCGGCGAGCCCAACGACGATCGGGAGTCGATGTCGCCCTGGTCAACATGTTCGAAGGCGACTACGCAGCAGGCGACCGGGGCTTCGCCTGCGACCCGGCGCGCCGAGAGACCTGGCGTGAGGCCTTGGACAGGGCGCTCGACCTGGCGACGGACTTGTCGTGCCGGCGCGTCAATGTGCTCACAGGGGACGTCCCCCGCGGACGGACGCGCGCGGAGGCTCAGGACTGCGTCCTGGAGAATCTTGACTGGGCCGCGCCCAGGGCAACCGATCGCGGGGTGACTCTGCTCATCGAGCCGCTGAACCACCTCACCCACCCGCACTACCTGTGCCAGCGGACGAGCGATGTGCTGGCCATCCTGGACGAACTCGACCGCGCGGGCGTCGCCCTGCAGTACGACCTCTTCCACGCACAGTGTTCTGAGGGGAACCTCATCGGCACGCTGAGACAGTCCCTGCCACGCATCGGGCACGTCCAACTGGCCGATGTGCCGACGCGGTCAGCACCCGGCACCGGCGAGATCAACTTCGGCAATGTGCTAGGCGAGTTGGCAGAACTCGGATACGAAGGATTCGTCGGCCTGGAATACGATCCCAGCCAGGTCGAGGACCCATTCGCCTGGCTCCCGTTCCCCGAGCGATCGAGGATTCCCCGGCTGTCCGGGTCCCTCAGCCCTTCAACAGCTCCCGCATGA